In Halobacteriovorax marinus SJ, the following proteins share a genomic window:
- a CDS encoding tetratricopeptide repeat protein — protein sequence MKLKFNSLLFITLFALTSCATRDKLTKTPEQKKAELFYSHGTSKLLQKDYREALKYLKQAYEIDPKDTKILNNLGMSYYFLGQTKTAFKYLEESLDIDSKNSDALNNIGSLYFKNKEYDKSLKSYQEVLSNLTYRHQYRTHYNIGLIYLIKGEKDKAKENFLMANTQNQDYCPASYELGKLYLGEYRYNSALKWFKEASKGVCYENPEPIYMQAITQLQLENYAQAKEKFQEVIERFSSTRYSTLAHLKLKKINSEQILEKQAKETVLPNNLKSTNQFDSPSF from the coding sequence ATGAAACTCAAATTTAATTCACTTCTTTTTATCACTCTTTTCGCACTTACATCTTGTGCCACAAGAGACAAACTCACAAAAACACCTGAGCAAAAGAAAGCTGAATTATTCTATTCTCACGGAACTTCAAAACTTTTACAAAAAGACTACCGTGAAGCTCTTAAATATCTAAAGCAAGCTTATGAAATAGATCCAAAAGATACAAAGATCTTGAATAATTTGGGAATGAGTTACTACTTTCTAGGTCAAACTAAGACTGCATTTAAATATCTCGAAGAAAGTTTAGATATTGATAGCAAAAACTCAGATGCGCTTAATAATATTGGTTCTCTCTATTTCAAAAATAAAGAGTACGACAAATCTCTAAAAAGTTATCAAGAGGTCCTAAGCAACCTGACTTACAGACACCAATATAGAACTCATTACAATATTGGACTGATTTACTTAATTAAAGGCGAGAAAGACAAGGCCAAGGAGAATTTCTTAATGGCCAATACTCAAAACCAAGACTACTGCCCTGCCAGCTATGAACTAGGGAAGCTCTACCTCGGTGAGTATAGATATAACTCTGCCCTCAAATGGTTTAAAGAAGCATCGAAAGGCGTATGTTACGAAAACCCAGAGCCTATTTATATGCAGGCAATTACACAATTACAGCTTGAGAACTACGCTCAGGCAAAAGAAAAATTTCAAGAGGTTATAGAACGTTTTTCCTCTACTAGATATTCAACTCTAGCTCACTTAAAATTAAAAAAGATTAATAGTGAACAAATTTTGGAAAAACAAGCTAAAGAGACTGTTCTTCCAAATAACTTAAAAAGTACTAATCAATTTGATAGTCCATCTTTTTAA
- a CDS encoding helix-turn-helix domain-containing protein: protein MNTEQSSEEMTNTENPAGTETPIRMTIGEYLKAAREEKTLSLKVISQHTKISVTILESIENNNFDKLPSKAYVIGFVKSYSKTIGLDEAECLKLLNEAYGSTEHTIAKTAPTSLEGAPPTNPPVEATPSKEIPSQYLTIAGVFVALIILFAIVINNTNTKPGEEVAATEETIEKEVVQTPLVDVKPQELSEKTPLTEDSDPVVEEEAAEQTDDEQPVAEEETKPEKKVEAAEKKVVEDQKTEEKKKEEVKEEESKKEEKKITLRAIPMPLYTETSEESFYTHLPENIKAAKIDGKQNIFINAVDGDTWITYKSDNDDIKKFVLHQGRTLLIRGDIVRIFLGNVNVARIFLNNKALKISSRSGVKSLVFPQENAKDYKLPLFIYPKPGQVITSSEYEESLN from the coding sequence ATGAATACAGAACAGAGTAGTGAAGAAATGACTAATACTGAAAACCCAGCTGGAACAGAGACTCCTATAAGAATGACTATTGGCGAGTACCTCAAAGCTGCAAGAGAAGAGAAGACTCTCTCTTTGAAAGTGATTTCTCAACATACAAAAATTTCTGTAACAATCTTAGAAAGTATTGAAAATAATAATTTCGACAAGCTTCCAAGCAAGGCCTATGTAATAGGCTTTGTAAAAAGTTATTCAAAAACAATTGGACTTGATGAAGCGGAGTGCTTAAAGCTTTTAAATGAAGCCTATGGCAGTACAGAGCACACCATTGCTAAAACTGCACCAACTTCACTTGAAGGTGCTCCCCCAACAAATCCACCAGTAGAAGCGACTCCTTCAAAGGAAATTCCTTCTCAGTACTTAACGATTGCAGGTGTCTTTGTTGCACTTATTATTTTATTTGCCATTGTTATTAATAATACAAATACAAAGCCAGGCGAAGAAGTAGCCGCTACAGAAGAAACAATTGAGAAAGAAGTCGTACAAACACCACTTGTAGACGTTAAGCCTCAAGAGTTATCAGAGAAAACTCCACTAACAGAAGATAGTGATCCTGTTGTTGAAGAAGAAGCTGCAGAACAAACTGACGATGAGCAACCTGTTGCTGAAGAAGAGACCAAGCCAGAAAAAAAGGTTGAAGCTGCAGAGAAGAAAGTTGTAGAAGATCAGAAAACTGAAGAAAAGAAAAAAGAAGAAGTTAAAGAAGAGGAATCAAAGAAAGAAGAGAAGAAGATTACTCTAAGAGCGATTCCGATGCCACTATACACAGAGACGAGTGAAGAATCTTTCTACACTCACTTACCTGAGAATATTAAAGCTGCAAAAATTGATGGAAAGCAAAATATCTTTATCAATGCTGTTGATGGAGATACATGGATTACTTATAAGTCAGATAATGACGATATAAAGAAGTTTGTTCTCCATCAAGGAAGAACTCTCTTAATAAGAGGAGATATTGTTCGCATTTTCCTTGGAAATGTAAATGTAGCTAGAATCTTTTTAAATAATAAGGCATTAAAAATCTCTTCAAGATCAGGTGTTAAGTCTCTTGTCTTTCCTCAGGAAAATGCAAAAGACTATAAGCTACCTCTTTTTATCTATCCAAAACCAGGTCAAGTTATTACTTCATCTGAGTATGAAGAATCTCTTAACTAG